A window of the Roseburia sp. 831b genome harbors these coding sequences:
- a CDS encoding branched-chain amino acid aminotransferase, which produces MDIRFVKRDVLKEKPDQKNLGFGKYMTDYMFVMDWTKEEGWKDARIVPEGPITMDPACVTLHYAQETFEGMKAYRTAEGKIQLFRPEMNAKRMINSNARLCMPEFPVDMFVEAVKALVKVEEDWVPSEPNTSLYIRPFMFATEAALGVHMASAYKFMIICCPVGAYYAAGLNPVKILVEDELVRAVKGGTGFTKCGGNYAGSILGQVKAEKMGYAQVLWLDGEHRKYVEEVGTMNIMFKIAGEIYTAPIEGTVLPGVTRDSMIRLLRDWGYKVNETRLSIDDLMKAGHDGTLEEVFGTGTAAVISPVGELRYKDDVVTINNFEIGELTQKLYDTLTGIQWGRLEDKYGWTTEVK; this is translated from the coding sequence ACGGATTATATGTTCGTTATGGATTGGACAAAAGAAGAAGGATGGAAGGATGCAAGAATCGTTCCAGAAGGACCAATCACAATGGATCCAGCCTGTGTGACATTACATTATGCACAGGAGACATTCGAGGGAATGAAAGCTTACCGTACAGCAGAAGGTAAGATTCAGTTATTCCGTCCAGAGATGAATGCAAAGAGAATGATTAACTCCAACGCAAGACTTTGCATGCCGGAATTCCCGGTTGATATGTTCGTGGAAGCTGTAAAAGCACTTGTAAAAGTAGAAGAGGACTGGGTTCCATCAGAGCCAAATACTTCTCTTTACATCAGACCATTTATGTTTGCAACAGAAGCAGCACTTGGTGTTCACATGGCAAGCGCTTACAAATTCATGATTATCTGCTGCCCAGTAGGAGCATATTATGCAGCAGGTCTTAACCCGGTTAAGATTTTAGTAGAAGATGAACTTGTTCGTGCCGTAAAAGGTGGTACCGGATTCACAAAATGTGGTGGTAACTACGCAGGTTCTATTTTAGGACAGGTAAAAGCTGAAAAGATGGGATATGCACAGGTTCTTTGGTTAGACGGAGAACATCGTAAATATGTAGAAGAAGTTGGTACCATGAACATCATGTTCAAGATTGCCGGCGAGATTTATACAGCACCAATCGAAGGAACTGTTCTTCCTGGTGTTACACGTGATTCCATGATTCGTTTATTAAGAGACTGGGGTTATAAAGTAAATGAGACAAGATTATCAATCGATGACTTAATGAAAGCAGGACATGATGGTACTTTGGAAGAAGTATTCGGAACCGGTACTGCAGCTGTTATTTCACCAGTCGGAGAACTTCGTTACAAAGATGATGTTGTCACAATCAATAATTTTGAAATTGGTGAATTAACCCAGAAATTATATGATACCTTAACAGGAATCCAGTGGGGACGTCTGGAAGACAAATATGGCTGGACAACAGAAGTAAAATAA